In Candidatus Kaelpia imicola, the DNA window AGGAGGCATTCTTAGCGATGTTAAAATTGGATTAAGGAGATGGTCATGGAAATATATAATCTCATATTAAATCGCAGATCTGTTAGAAAGTTTAAACAGAATAAAATCAATATTGCAACATTGAAAAAGATTGTAAATGCAGGCAGGGTTGCACCATCTGCTGCAAACCTTCAATTTATTGAATATATAATAGTAAATGAAGAGGAGGTAGCAGCCAAGATCTTTCCCCATACCAAGTGGGCTGTATATATCCAGCCGGAGGGCGGGCCTAGTGCTATAGAGAGCCCCAGTGTTTATATTGCCATTTTAATCAACCTCAAGAAGAGCCCCAATCCGGATTTAAGAGATATAGGCGCAGCTGCAGAGAATATAATGCTTGCGGCCGAGAGTTTTTCGCTTTCATCCTGCTGGCTTGGAGCAATAGATGAAAAAGAGCTCTCCAGGATATTTAAATTGCCTGGCGGTATAAAGCTGGATTCTCTTATTGGGTTAGGCTATGGTAGTGAGAGCCCCAGGATGCTGAATTCTGACAAGGATATTAAGTATTGGCGAGACAAGAGAGGGCAACTCTTTGTTCCCAAGAGAAGCTTTGAAAAGATAGCTCACTTTAATAGATACCTTAAATAGGATGAATGACCCTAAGACGGTAGTGGTTATAGCGGCATTCAATGCTCAGCAGTTTATAGGCGATTGTCTTAGCTCTTTAGAGAATCAGGACTATTCGAACTTGGAGGTTTGTGTGGTTGATAACAATTCGGAAGATGATACTGTAGGTATCATCCAGAGATTTAAAAATGTACGGTTAATGAGAAATAAAATTAATAAAGGGGTCTGTA includes these proteins:
- a CDS encoding nitroreductase family protein, whose translation is MEIYNLILNRRSVRKFKQNKINIATLKKIVNAGRVAPSAANLQFIEYIIVNEEEVAAKIFPHTKWAVYIQPEGGPSAIESPSVYIAILINLKKSPNPDLRDIGAAAENIMLAAESFSLSSCWLGAIDEKELSRIFKLPGGIKLDSLIGLGYGSESPRMLNSDKDIKYWRDKRGQLFVPKRSFEKIAHFNRYLK